The Centroberyx gerrardi isolate f3 chromosome 13, fCenGer3.hap1.cur.20231027, whole genome shotgun sequence genome contains the following window.
CCAGAATGCTAATGGGTCTAAAGAAACAGGAGCATATCACCCTGGTCCTAGCATCCTTGCACAGGCTGCCTAtaaattttagaattgatttaaaaatttTACTTATCACTTTTAAAGCATGACTGGGACAGGCCACAAACTACAATTTAGATCTTTTAATTCCTTATGAGCCTGTTTGTAACCTGAGGTCTGCGGGAACGTCTCTCCTAGTTGTTCCTAGATCCAAATTCATTTCAAGAGCGGATCGAGCATTTCCTGTCATGCGCTTACCGAAGAGCTCAGATTAGCTAAGTGTGTATCGACTTTTAAAACACTCTTAAAGACCCACTTTTTTTAGATTGGCTTTTCTGTAAACATTTTGCTCTACGCATTTCCAAGTTAACATTTGTAATTTTAtccttgttttttctgttgaatTGTCACTGATTTCCTACTGTttcattgtgttgttttattattcttttattgtgtaaagcactttataacttctgttttgaaaagtgctatataaatacatttattattattataagaagCTATTATTGTCAATTGGGTATTTTTAATATCTTATACTTTTCCCTGAATAGTAGAACTGCATAAGCAGGGAAAGTTGGGTGGTGCTGACTACTAATGTTTTGAGTATAGGAAGAATTCAGCCAATTCAGGGCTAgttgttgcagtgttttgtaACAGAGTAAATGCACGTAATCACCTGTAGTGTTGGTGTGGTGGTAGCCCTCCAGCCAGGCCTGCATACCAATCAGATCATGCTCATTCACCAGGAAGATGATGTCCTTGGCCCAGTAAACCTGACCTACAGAGGAGCACAACAGTCATTAAAGCAAGAAATGCCATTGCTATCTTCTTATTGGGGGTGTTAATATGTGCTGGAGGCATGCAAGCTACCTGCTGTAATCTAATGTTTAAATATGCAGGTATATTGTAGCAGAGGGAGAAGGCACTGTGCACGATGTACTCACTCCTGAAGTACTGTGCCAAACCAAGCAGCAGCCCCACAGCCTGGTTGTTGCTGTTCCCTGGGCTGCAGGGGGCACTCAGCACCAGGGCTTCAGTCCGCGGGGCTCTAGGGGCCCGCAGGATCCCGTATACATTGGTGCCTTTCACcatctggagaggagaggggacagaggaagatatatatctatataggGGAATATACAAAAACTAATATGAAAACCATGCAAAATTACATTTCTGCTCAATTCTTTAGTTAGATAGTTATGAAAGACTTACGTTTTACAAAAGGTGAATTCTAAGGTGGTAGAAGCCAATTTACTTTATTTGTAAGATAACCATATTTATTTAGGAATATGTTTATGTTTAGGAATATGTTTACATTACACACAACTGCAATATACAATGTGATGATCCTTGAATACAGTAAAGATCATATCACATCAAAAGTATCACCGATTGTGAGTATATTATGCCATAAAACTTAATACATCACTAAATCCATGCATCTCTCATCACAAACTCACatatctctctttgttttcatcgGGGAAGGGAAGCGTGCGAGAGAAGCTCTGGGTGAACACCTCCAGCCCTAGAGACTGCATGGTCTTCACCAGCCAATCCACTGGCATCCCGCTGCAGACAAAACATCTGGTTAGATCAGAACAGAGGCACAGCGCGGGACAGAGTGTTCCCTCTTTGTAGGTCTATGTAGCTTACCCTGCTTTGTTCTTATGCGCTGCAAACTCCCTGCCCGTGGCCAGAGCCCTCTCCCCTGCTGGGAAGCGCTCCTCCACCATGGTGGAGCCCATGGCGTTCTCTGACATGTAGGTACGCAGGGTGAACGGCTCAAACGCTAAGCCCATAAACCACGCCACACCCGCCATGTAACAGACCACGctgaacaggagagagagggaggaagggagacataaaaaacacataaagttACAGCAATggtgcatttttgtgcattaaGGGTATTGCTGTATGGTAAAGCACAAGTGGACATAATGGGTTTGTGGTGCATTTGAGACTCACACATCACCTATCAGTGACTTAAGTCTCTCACCAGATTGGGGCATTGAGGCGGGTCAGCATGCTGATCAAAGCACGCCTTCTGTTTGGATCAGACAGCAGTCCCATAATGTCCTGTATCCTCAGGCCTGGCTAAGCACTGGACCCTGGGAAGCAGCACACACAATAATATCGATGACACACTTAAAATACATGATTATGAATTGATTATTACTCGTTACTCACGCATATCGAGCTATAGTGCTGGATATTATTTCTGCGCATTTTATCTGACAGGGCAATATTATTATTTCGTTCATCATATGGGTTTCTATACAGTGCCGAACCGGGCTGGCACTTCAGTTTTCTGCCAACCATTGTCACTGCATCGATTGACAGATGTGGTTAGCTtgcggctagctagctagctagcttcgCAAAGTGGTAAAACGTGTAAAATTGCGGGCTGTTTTGGAAACAAGCAGAGTATTTTGAGCAGACATCGCAGGGAACAATTCAATATTTGACTAAATGTAAATTAAGACATACCTCTTTCTGGTACACAGCGGGTCGTAGCCACCCAGAGAGGTGGGGCATTGGCTTTTACGCTTTTTCAGCCGCTGCTGAATTTTTCCCCATTTCCTTGTTCCTGTCGGGACAATAATGCGGCGCACTGACTTCCTGTCCAACACAAATTGATTCGCAGATGTGACTTTTGTTGGAGGTATAAACTCCAATGccttaatattattattattgtaacaTACCGGTAATTGACATGGCCTTGTTATTACCTAGCCGTGTTAAAACTAGTATTTTAAACCATTTAGGATTTTGTGTTCATTACCTTCCTAGAAGACATAAATATGCAGGCAATTCACAACATGAAcaagcaacaaaacaaatccaGGTTTCGCATTTTTATTGTAAACTTCACAATGCATATACAAAAGTGGAATTATcatgaacacagaaaaaaacatttatccCAGAATCCTCCCACCATTCTTCACCATTCAAAGTCCAATAACACTTTCTAGGATGCGCCCAAAAACACAAGTCCAGATGTTCCCCCTCCATGCCACATCACTCTCCAGTGAGCACCGACACTTCTTGGAGGTGTTGCCGCACGACCTCATCCAGCACTTTGCTCACACCTTTACAAGCAGTCATGGCTGCCTCAATCAGAGTCTCTAGGTGATCCTGATGCAGTCTGGCATCCATCTGCAGCAAAGCGATCTGCCCTCCACGGGGCAGCAGGGCCAAGGCCAGCGagcttcctcctccactctcctctgcATAGCATAAGTCTGCCAGGGGCGTCTCATCCACAAACCCCACGCTGCAGGCGCACACGTAGTCCCGCATGGGGATGCCGGCGTCGATCACCGCCAGCGTGGCagcattgacacacacactgtagttcCCACCATCTGACTGCAAAATCTGTTTTGAGGGAAAGTTTGCATGCATGTTAGTATAAAATTAATTGTTTCTCAAAATCAATATTTTCCCAAGATGGTGCTGTTGTGCAAAATACACAACACTGAACACTAACCAAACAAATACACTTGCACCAGTCAAATCTACCTCCCAGTGTTCAACACAATCTGTCACTAACCTTGACGTAGATGTCTATTTGAGAGCGGGGGTAGAGCTGGGTCATCACAGCGGCTTCAAACGTCTGCTTGAGGTGCAGGCTCATCTCGGTGGACTTGCGGTCCCCGTGGGGTCGCCTCTTCCTCTCCGC
Protein-coding sequences here:
- the exosc4 gene encoding exosome complex component RRP41, with amino-acid sequence MAGLELLSDQGYRLDGRKATELRKVQARMGVFAQADGSAYIEQGNTKALAVVYGPHEIRGSRSRTLHDRAIINCQYSMATFSTAERKRRPHGDRKSTEMSLHLKQTFEAAVMTQLYPRSQIDIYVKILQSDGGNYSVCVNAATLAVIDAGIPMRDYVCACSVGFVDETPLADLCYAEESGGGSSLALALLPRGGQIALLQMDARLHQDHLETLIEAAMTACKGVSKVLDEVVRQHLQEVSVLTGE